CAGTCATAGTAACAATTGATTTTACTCCTTGATCTAAAAGCCAATTGAATTCATCAAAACTTGTGGGAATTCCTGAACCAGCTAATTTGTTTTCAATTAACCAAGAAAAGTTTGTAGGTTTTTTTGTAATTCTTCCATGAACTTTTCTCCATAAATTTCCAGGTTTGCTCATACTAATTATTGGAATTTGCTATATTTTTAGCATTGCGAAATAGTGAAGAAAATTATGAAGCTATTGCTCTTACAGGTGAGCCTGTTGCATCTTTGAGTTTTAATGGTAGAATTGTAAAATTAAATTCCTTAGAAGAAATTTTATTGAAATTTATTAAATTTTCTACAATCAAAATATTGTTTTTTGAGAAAAGATGGTGAGCAGTGAATGATTCATCTTTTCCGAGATCTATGCTTGGAGAATCTATTCCAACTAGATTGATCTTTTTTGATACAAGATAGTTTGCAGCTGATTTGTCTAATCCAGGATTTTGAGTAAAATAATTGTCTTTTTTTAGATTTTTTTGCCATTCAGTAAAAAGGAAGACTGATGAATGATTTGGAATAATTCCATTCTTTTTTTCAAATAAAATAATATCTCCCTTTGTTATTGGAGAGTTTTTAGTTTTTTTGAGTTTAATTAGAATAGCTCTTCCAATTAGTCTATCAAGTGGAATTTGATGAATTTTGATGCCGTTTTTAACAAAATGATATGGCGCATCAAGATGGGTTCCAGTATGAGAACTTAGGAATAATAATTCAAGATTATATCCATCATCTTTGATATCAGACCATAAAATGAATTGAGGTTTTGGGGATCCTGGAAAACTTGGAATAGATTTTGATATTGTAAGTGTAAGATCTATTGGTTTCATACCAATAGAATCCATTAGTAATTAATCAGTTTTTGAACTATGAAAAGTTAAATACTGTTTGATGAAAATCATCCTGTGCCTACTGCATATGTTCTATTAAATTCTGATTTAGGATCAGACGAGTCAATTATCGCCGAAGTAAAACAGATTCTTTCTGATGAGGATATCAAATATGAGGTTCAGGGAGTCTATGGAGTATATGATATTGTCTTAAAATTGTCATCTGATGATGCAGAGAAACTACGCGCAATTATCACCAACAAAGTCAGAAAAATCAGTAAAGTTCAATCAACATTGACTATGATGGTCATAGAAGAACAAGAAAACCTATAGTTTCTTTATTTTATCAATTACCTGAAGCATTTCAGATTCAGTGTTAAAAAAGTGAGGAGATGCTCGAATAATTTTTTGCTCCATAATTTCCCTCACTGCTAAAACGATATTTTGTTTTTCAAGTTTATCTACTATTTCTTGGGGGTCATGTCCTTTAAGATTAAAAGATACAATGCTGGTTCTTTGATTTGGATCATCAGGCCCATATAAAATAATACTTGGAATTTTTGATAATTCTTCTCTGAGAAGATTTGACAAGTATAGATTTTTTTCACGAATATTTTTCATACCAAAATTCATCAAATATTTTATAGATGATTCCAAACCAACTATTCCAACATAATTTCTAAACCCAGTTTGAAATTTGTCTGGTAGTTCTTTGAAAGCAAGATTAGTTTCATCATAAATTATTGCAGATTCACCACCAATTGTCATAGGTTTTAGTAACTCACTTGATTTTCTATCACAATAAAACAATCCAGTACCCATAGGACCACAAAGCCATTTTGAACCATTAAAAGACATAAAATTACATTTAATCTTAGATACATCCATTTCCCCAATACACCCTACTGTTTGTGCACTATCAATAAAAAATGGAATTTTATTATTAAGAATTTTCCCAATCTCGTCTACAGGCAATATTGAGCCGGTATTGTATAATGCATGACTCAATGCAACTAGTTTTGTGTTATTATCAATGAAAGATTCTAAATCATCTAATTTGAAAAAACCATTTTTATCTATAGGGAGATTTTTTATCGAGGTCTTTTCTTTGAGTTGAATCCAAGGGTAATAGTTTGCATGGTGTTCATGTCCCATTCCACGAATGATAATGTTAGATTTATCATCAAAAGAAAGACCATTTGCGACGAAATTTATTCCATCAGTTGTACTTTGAGTAAGAACCACTTCGTCAGGCTGGCATGATATGATTTTTGCAATTATTTTTCTTACATTTTGTAGTTTTTCAGTTACAAATGGTTCTGAATTCTTTGAATCAGGACCAATTGAATTGTATGAGATTAAAAATTCTTTCATGGCGTCTATACTTTGAGTAGGCATCAAAGATACTGATGCATTGTTTAGATAGATTTTGTTTGAATCTGGAAAATCATCAGAAATATCTTTTGATGTTAAATTCATTATTATATCTGTAAAATGCTAATGTGGTGTTGGATAAAAGTCCTGAGTTGATTTTAGATAATAATTTGGCACATATTAAAAATGAATTTGAGCTGAACATACCAAGTTTAGTTTTATGCTCTGAGCCTTTTCACAAGATAGAATTTCTTTATAGATTAATGAATTCTATTGAAAATCAAATAGTCTTTGTAGATATGGATTTGCTTTATACAGGATATGTTGAATCTGGCATGATCCCAAAAAAAAATAATGTAATGATTTTTCATCCAGAAAAGGAAAATTGGGAAGAAAAATTAACTGAAATTATCTCCAAAGTTTCAAAAGAGAAATTTTTAGTTGTGATTGATTCATTTAATGGGGTTTACAATATGTTTGATGATCTTGAATCTGCAAGATTTGTCAATTCATGTATTATGTTGCTATCATCTCTTGCAAATCAAATAGGTTCATCAGTTATTGTCACTGGAATGGCAAGAAAGAAAGAAAATGTTGGATGGGTAATATCACCAGGGGGAAAACAGATCATAAAATCGGAAAAAACAGGTGTCTATTTTATTAAAAAAAATCAAAACGATCTGATTTTTACTACTTTAGAGGGAATTGATCGCAAAGCATTCAAAATAGAACACGAGAATATTTAGCAGTAATGCGATCATGTTTTAAACGCCGTTATAAGATTTGAAACGCCGTTATAAGACGAAATTTTTAGGCAAGTTATATTAAGAACAATTCAAGATTGAATTCTGTTATGCCAGTAGGAATTATTCCAGACATCAGCGAACAAATGTGTATCGGATGTGCACTATGTGTAGAAATCTGTACAACATTAGGTCCAGATGTCCTTAGAGTAAAACCAGTTGAAGGCTGGAAGAGAGGTAAAGCATTTGTTTTCTACCCAGAAAGATGTATTTCTGATGGTGCATGCATAGGTGTATGCCCAACAAAAGCAATCTTTTGGATGAGACCAATGGACTTTACTGTTGGACAACCAGTTCCACTCTACAAGAACTCAGTCTTCGTCAAAGGTTGGACTGAATTAATCGATTAGATTAATTCATCAATTTTTAATTTCTTTTTATTATTTTAGATTTTAACAGCACCAGGCTTTTCGTGTGAAATATTTGGTTTTTTCTTTAACCAAATCATTGCTCCAATAAACAAAACACCAGGAACAAGAATAATGAACAGCATTAATTCGTAATAAGTTGTAAGTCTTTGAGCAGGTTTTATGTGATAGGTTTCATGAGATGTTCTTTCTGGATTGTCATAAACTGCAGTAGTAAAATCAACTGATCTTTGTTCTTTACTTTCTATATTTCCAAATACAGTGACACTTTCTTCAGCGAAGATAGAAGGTGTGTGAATTCCTTCTATCCTTATTATGATTGAACCTGAATCGCTAAAGACAAAATTTCTATAATCACCACCAATTTGACTTAGTCCTTCATCTCGGAAAATCTCTTTTCCATTTTGAAATATAACAAAATTGTATTTCATTTCTGCAAGATTAGAATTTGTTTGAGGATCATAGAATTGATATACAAATTGTATTTTTTCATGAGTTTTAATCACAGGTGGATCCCATGATAGGTTAACTTCTAAGGCTAAATCTGGAGTGTATTGTAATAGTGGAAATTCTATTTTTGCACCAGTTGCATCATGAGGATAGTCTGGAATTGCTTTTTCAATAATTAGAACGCCTTCCATCCAAGGGTGAATGGTACAATAATATGAAAAAGTGCCAGATTCTTCAAATTTGTAAGACCATGATTCTCCTGGCATGAATCTGCCACTATCAAAAATTCCGTTAGGAGTTCCAAAATTATCACTCATCCATCCAAATCTTCCTGAACCCTCTCCACTGGTAACTGTATGACCTTCTTTGTCATCATTATACCAGGTAATTGTATCACCAACTGTAGCGTATAGTTGTGGTGGATCATACCATACTTCAGCAGGAGTATTTAATTCAGGATTATACGCTCCCAGTGGAATATCAATTATGTATTCATCTGCATATGCAATAGAGGCTGAGGCTAAAATTGCTAAAATTGCTGAGAAAATTAAAAATTTCACATTTTAGAATCGTTAATTCATTAATTAAATACTTGATGTAATTTCCATCAATGAGAAGTGATTATCAAGTTAAAAAAAAATTCTTAGGTACAGCATACACAAGAATCTTAGAAGCCTTGATATTCATATAAAATTAACATAGAGTAAAATGTCGATTTCATTTAATCTTGGTAAAAAACTAATCTTACTGGTACTAATTGTATCAGTTGTCACTCTTTCAATTACAGGATTTCTTAGTTTCAATTATGCTGATCAAATTCTAAAACAAAGAGCCGCAGATCAACTACTTGGAGAATCAACAGTACGTGGAGATACACTTAGGCTTCTTTTTGAATCAAGAATTGAGCAAAATAATATTCTTGCAAGTGATCCAATGATTCAACTTTTAATTTCAGAAATGAATCAATCATCTGAAAACGAATTTCAAGAATTAAAAGAAAATAATCGTAGAGATTTCTTAATTCAAGTTCAAGCATTTCAAGAACTAATTGGGTTTTCCATAGGATTTGAAGATGTAAAAATAATTGGCGCCAATGGAAAAGTTTTCTTTTCTCTAGGAGGAAAGATTGATGAAGATTTTACTGAAAACCCATTTTTTAAAAGAGGATTAATAGAATCTTTTACTGAATTTGAACCAGTTGAATCTGGTAAGAAAATGGTTGTAGTTTCACCAGTTTTTGCTGATGATAGTAAAAAAGGCGACGAACCTATAGGGGTAATAATTTCAAGAATGAGAACAGCTTCTATTGATAATGTTTTGATTAATAGAAGCGGTTTAGGAGAAACAGGAGAAGTATACATTGTAAGCGATCAGTTTTTGATGTTATCCGAGTCTAGATTTTTTGAAGATGCAGTATTTTCACAAAAAGTAGATACTTTGGGAGTTCAAAAATGCTTCAATGAAGGAGAAGAGTATGTAGGATTCTACAAAGATTACAGAGGAATCCCAATTTTAGGATCATCTTATTGTGCAGATGATTTAGGGATTGTTTTGCTAGTAGAAATTGACGAATCAGAAGTAGAAAAACCAATAA
This genomic window from Nitrosopumilus ureiphilus contains:
- a CDS encoding aminotransferase class V-fold PLP-dependent enzyme, which gives rise to MNLTSKDISDDFPDSNKIYLNNASVSLMPTQSIDAMKEFLISYNSIGPDSKNSEPFVTEKLQNVRKIIAKIISCQPDEVVLTQSTTDGINFVANGLSFDDKSNIIIRGMGHEHHANYYPWIQLKEKTSIKNLPIDKNGFFKLDDLESFIDNNTKLVALSHALYNTGSILPVDEIGKILNNKIPFFIDSAQTVGCIGEMDVSKIKCNFMSFNGSKWLCGPMGTGLFYCDRKSSELLKPMTIGGESAIIYDETNLAFKELPDKFQTGFRNYVGIVGLESSIKYLMNFGMKNIREKNLYLSNLLREELSKIPSIILYGPDDPNQRTSIVSFNLKGHDPQEIVDKLEKQNIVLAVREIMEQKIIRASPHFFNTESEMLQVIDKIKKL
- a CDS encoding cupredoxin domain-containing protein, yielding MKFLIFSAILAILASASIAYADEYIIDIPLGAYNPELNTPAEVWYDPPQLYATVGDTITWYNDDKEGHTVTSGEGSGRFGWMSDNFGTPNGIFDSGRFMPGESWSYKFEESGTFSYYCTIHPWMEGVLIIEKAIPDYPHDATGAKIEFPLLQYTPDLALEVNLSWDPPVIKTHEKIQFVYQFYDPQTNSNLAEMKYNFVIFQNGKEIFRDEGLSQIGGDYRNFVFSDSGSIIIRIEGIHTPSIFAEESVTVFGNIESKEQRSVDFTTAVYDNPERTSHETYHIKPAQRLTTYYELMLFIILVPGVLFIGAMIWLKKKPNISHEKPGAVKI
- a CDS encoding ATP-binding protein, with translation MPVGIIPDISEQMCIGCALCVEICTTLGPDVLRVKPVEGWKRGKAFVFYPERCISDGACIGVCPTKAIFWMRPMDFTVGQPVPLYKNSVFVKGWTELID
- a CDS encoding Lrp/AsnC ligand binding domain-containing protein, translated to MPTAYVLLNSDLGSDESIIAEVKQILSDEDIKYEVQGVYGVYDIVLKLSSDDAEKLRAIITNKVRKISKVQSTLTMMVIEEQENL
- a CDS encoding cyclase family protein codes for the protein MKPIDLTLTISKSIPSFPGSPKPQFILWSDIKDDGYNLELLFLSSHTGTHLDAPYHFVKNGIKIHQIPLDRLIGRAILIKLKKTKNSPITKGDIILFEKKNGIIPNHSSVFLFTEWQKNLKKDNYFTQNPGLDKSAANYLVSKKINLVGIDSPSIDLGKDESFTAHHLFSKNNILIVENLINFNKISSKEFNFTILPLKLKDATGSPVRAIAS
- a CDS encoding HAMP domain-containing protein: MSISFNLGKKLILLVLIVSVVTLSITGFLSFNYADQILKQRAADQLLGESTVRGDTLRLLFESRIEQNNILASDPMIQLLISEMNQSSENEFQELKENNRRDFLIQVQAFQELIGFSIGFEDVKIIGANGKVFFSLGGKIDEDFTENPFFKRGLIESFTEFEPVESGKKMVVVSPVFADDSKKGDEPIGVIISRMRTASIDNVLINRSGLGETGEVYIVSDQFLMLSESRFFEDAVFSQKVDTLGVQKCFNEGEEYVGFYKDYRGIPILGSSYCADDLGIVLLVEIDESEVEKPIIILQERILQTGIVITIVMGIVAFVISKSLSRPLIKLKNAANKISSGDFDVRTKIETGDEIGELSHAFNSMAQKLQESLIEIKQKEEVIKQLEGNMLLKFSQHEQNDCVGVIDMSDSTRISSKLSDQDVTKLYEIFLNFMAKIIQEYNGQVVKNIGDALMFRFANVDIKDEKVLKNILECSLSMIESHGKLQEQLKAENMPQLDYKISLTFGSVKVAESTTSNISDIFGPTVNRCFKINSLCPKNSLVIGENMYKISKKFDEYDFIELCVIELKQKYDYNVFEVKRKGLDGFGKK